A genomic segment from Malus domestica chromosome 05, GDT2T_hap1 encodes:
- the LOC103434869 gene encoding heavy metal-associated isoprenylated plant protein 28-like, giving the protein MTSLQSFAIYIECNCSLVSHSKRVRERERGSQIYISQYSNMTIVEMIVTMDCAGCENKIRSSLKKLKGVDAVDVDFNMQKVTVTGWADQEKVLRAVRKTGKRAELWPYPYNPEYHNFGLDYYQQHQPLDLNHHHKHHHNRQITTHHLPITTYISVPKSSSSSYSYNYYEHGSTNQDTGYYQPPPYFTMFNEQDTAVFSDDNPHACSIM; this is encoded by the exons ATGACTTCTCTGCAATCTTTTGCTATATATATTGAGTGCAATTGCAGTTTAGTTTCTCATTCCAAAAgagttcgagagagagagagaggttcacAGATCTATATATCTCAATATTCTAACATGACG ATAGTAGAGATGATAGTGACCATGGATTGTGCTGGCTGCGAGAATAAGATTAGGAGTTCTCTAAAAAAGCTGAAGG GAGTAGATGCTGTAGATGTGGACTTCAACATGCAAAAGGTAACTGTAACGGGATGGGCTGATCAAGAGAAAGTTCTGAGGGCAGTGAGGAAGACTGGAAAGAGAGCTGAGCTTTGGCCTTACCCTTACAACCCTGAGTACCACAACTTTGGCCTTGACTACTATCAACAACATCAGCCGCTTGATCTGAATCATCATCATAAGCATCATCATAACCGTCAGATTACCACCCACCATCTGCCCATCACTACCTACATTTCAGTACCTAAATCCTCCTCCTCATCATATTCCTACAACTACTATGAACATGGCTCCACTAATCAGGACACTGGCTACTATCAACCCCCTCCTTATTTCACCATGTTTAATGAGCAGGACACTGCTGTGTTCAGTGATGACAATCCTCATGCTTGTTCCATAATGTGA